The Patescibacteria group bacterium sequence ATTATTGAGGATGCTATAGAGAACGCAAAACATTCCTTCCGCGAACAAAAAATTAAAAAAATGCAAAAAATTGATGTAACTGACCCTGGAATAAGTCCTCCCTTGGGACATCTCCATCTTGTAACACAAGCAATTGAGGAGATTACGCGTATTTTTGAAAGAATAGGATTTACTCGCGTTCGCTACCCTGAGGTTGAATGGGACTGGTATGCGTTTGAAGGACTTAATTTTCCTCAAAACCATCCAGCACGAGACGAATGGGAGACTTTTTTTATTAAGCAAGATCCTGACCCTAAAAAAGGTCCAGTTCTTCTCACACCTCATACATCATCAGGACAAATTCGGGAAATGGAACGGCAAGTTGCTCTTCAGAAAAAAACAGGAAAAGAGATTTCAATCCGGATGTTAAATATAGCCAAAACATATAGACGACAATCTGATGTATCACACACACCTATGTTTCACCAGTTTGAAACACTTGTTGTAGATAAAAATATTTCTATTGCCGATCTAAAAGGTGTATTAGAATATTTTGTAAAATCATATTTTGGAGAGAAAAGAAAATCAAGAATACGACCATATCATTTTCAATTTACTGAACCTTCTTTTGAGACAGATGTTTCCTGCGGTATCTGTGACGGATCGGGTTGCAAACTCTGTAAGGATGGTTGGCTGGAACTGGGAGGAGCGGGCATGGTCCATCCCAATGTGCTCAAAAACTGCGGAATTGATCCTAAGATTTACTCCGGTTTTGCATCTGGTTGGGGAGTAGAAAGAGTTCTTATGATGCGAGAAGGAATAGAAATTGATGATTTGAGATTGCTTTATTCAAATAGAGTAGAGTTTTTAGAACAATTTTAATGTTTAGGGAAAAATTCAAGCTACATTTGCAAAATTTTTTAAATTGAATTTGCATGAATAGAGTATTAGTAAATATATGAATATTAAAATACTTGACAGTTGGTTAAGAGAATATCTAAAAACAGACGCCAAACCAAAAGAAATTGCAACATCTTTATCTCTTACCAGTGTTTCTGTAGAACGCATGGAAATGCTTGGTGAAGATGTTATCTATGAGATTGAAGTCACAACTAATCGTTCTGACCTTATGTCTGTGGTGGGTTTAGCACGCGAGGCAAGCGCAGTACTGCCACAGTTTGGATACAAGGCTAGTTTTAATCCACCTACAATTTCCCAACTTAAATATCAACCATCAGAAAATCTTCCACTTACCATCATCAATGATGAAAAACTTGTCTATCGAATTTGCGCAGTTGTGATGGAGGTTGATGTCATGAAGTCCCCAGAGTTCATAAGAGAGAGACTGGAGTCAACAGATATAAGAAGTCTAAATAATCTAATTGATATTACAAACTATGTAATGCGTCTTATAGGTCATCCTACCCATGTATTTGACTACGATCGGATTATAGGACATACAATAAAAATCCGCGAGTCACAAAAAGGAGAAGAGATCGTCACACTTGATGGTAAGCGATACACTCTTCCAGGAGGAGATATTATTGCTGAAGATGCTGAAGGAAATATTATTGACCTTCTAGGAATCATGGGTCTTGAAAATAGTGTTGTGACCGACAAAACAAAAAGAATAATTTTTTTCATTAATAACAACGATCCTTATAGGATACGTAAAACATCGATGGCATTACAGATCAGAACAGAAGCGGCTCAAATTAATGAAAAATATATTGATCCTGAAATTGCAGATGACGCATTAGCTCTAGGTATTGATCTCTATAAAAATTATGCTAATGGTAAACTTTGTTCAGAGATTATTGATATCTATCCCTCTCCTTATAAAAGCAAGATTGTAACTTTATCCGAGGAACATCTTCAAAAATTAATGGCTATACCTTTATCAATTGTTGAAGCTGCAGAAATTCTTAAGCGTCTTGGCTTTATCATACAGATTAAAGAACACTTTCTGGAAGCAGAAATTCCATCTTTTAGAGCCAATGATATTAAAATTCCAGAGGATTTAATTGAAGAAATAGCACGGGTCTATGGATACCATAATCTCCCCAGTAGGCTACCCCATATTACATATTTGGAGACATTTAATTTAGAAAAAAGCCCGTATTTTTGGGAAGATCGTGTTAAACAAGCAATGAAATTTTGGGGATATACTGAAGTTTATACTTATCCTATGGTTTCAGAAGAAATGTATGAAGGACCTATTGAAAACGCAGTTACAATTGCAAATCCATTAGGTGAGGATTTCTTATATATGCGTCGAACACTCGTCCCTAGCCTTCTAAAAGTTATAAAGGAAAATAGACAATACGATACTCTCCAATTATTTGAAATTGCAAATATCTACGAAAGACAGGAAAGAGATCTTCCCAAAGAAATAAGAATGTTTGCTGGTGTTGTAAAAAAGAAAGATGTTTCATTTTTTGAGATTAAAGGTCTAATAGAGCAGTTAGCGACTGATTTAGGAATCACTAATCTTAAATTTGAAGCACTTTCTAAAGTTGGTCTTGAGACACTCATCAAAATAGGAGAGAAGGAGTTAGGAACAATAGAAGTACTTGATGAAGACCTTATAAATTTTGAGTTAAATTTTGAAATATTAGTTAGCCATGCTACATTGAAAAAAAGATATAAAAAAATTCCTAAGTATCCACCAATTATAGAAGATCTTGCATTTATTATTGATGAATCAATCCCAACTGGAGAGATCATTGAAACAATTAAAAGAGTAGACCCACTTATAAAAGATGTTACCCTTTTTGATCGTTTCGGACAAACGCGAACTTTCCATATACTTTATCAGCACGAAGAAAGAAACTTAACAAGTGATGAGGTAAGTCAGATTCGCAACGCTATTATTGCTACATTAGACAAAGAATATAAAGCCCAACTCAAATAACAACTCAGGGAGTAGGAGTAAGAGTGACCGAAATTTCTTGTTCTTCTTGTTTTTTGAGTTCATCAGGAGGATTATAACGTTCTTCCCCTTTATGGTATTGCTCAATCCATGCATCAATTCCTTCCTGCCAACGATTTCTACCATCCTGAGAAATAGGATCATTTTCAACAAACACCCAATAATCTTTACCATCTTTATTTTTATAGATTGAAGATACTGTTGTAGGCTCAGTTCCTTTAATAAAGTACTCGGTGCGTGTTGGCTGCCCCTCACGAGGAAGACCCCCACCTAAAGGATCAATCTGCATTGCGATCACATTTTCCGGTTTTTCAAATTCTTCACTAGGTTTTCCTTTTAATGCCATCACCATTAATTTATGCCATATTGGTGAAGCACCAGTCACTCCTGATGCGATTGCTTGATTCATTGGCGAATAGTCATTGTTACCCACCCATACACCCACAACTATGGATGGTGTATATCCAATTGTCCAGTTATCACGTTTTTCATCTGTTGTTCCTGTCTTGACAGCTACTGTCCTCCCCGGAATTCTAAGGTAAGAATTCGAACCAAAAGCATCAGAACGAGCTACATTATCAAGGAGAATATGAGAAATAAGAAAGGCTATTTCCTCAGGGATAACTTGTTTACCTTCTTTCTTTTTATACTCATACAATTTTCTCCCTTTGGCATCTGTTACTTTAAGAATTGAGACAAGATCCTGTCGTCTCCCTTTGTTAGCAAAAACTCCATACGCTGTTACCTCATCGAAAAGAGTAGTTTCTCTTCCTCCTAAGACAAGAGAAAGTCCAACATTTCTCATATTTTCTGGAGTTGGTTCCCAATTTTTTATTCCCATTTCGTAAGCAAGTTGCATGCTATCTTCTATACCTACCAATGCAAGGGTTTTTACTGCTGGAATATTCAACGAGTTGCCTAAAGCAAATCTAATCTGGACTGGACCTCTAAATTTACCGTCATAATTAACCGGCGTATAACTTTTATCAGCTGGATTACCACTGTAGAATTCTGTTTTTACATCCATAAGCATAGTCGCAGGAGTGTAGCCTTTCTCAAATGCTTTGGCATAAATTATCGGCTTAAGCGAAGATCCTGGTTGGCGTGGACGAAGTGCCAT is a genomic window containing:
- the pheT gene encoding phenylalanine--tRNA ligase beta subunit: MNIKILDSWLREYLKTDAKPKEIATSLSLTSVSVERMEMLGEDVIYEIEVTTNRSDLMSVVGLAREASAVLPQFGYKASFNPPTISQLKYQPSENLPLTIINDEKLVYRICAVVMEVDVMKSPEFIRERLESTDIRSLNNLIDITNYVMRLIGHPTHVFDYDRIIGHTIKIRESQKGEEIVTLDGKRYTLPGGDIIAEDAEGNIIDLLGIMGLENSVVTDKTKRIIFFINNNDPYRIRKTSMALQIRTEAAQINEKYIDPEIADDALALGIDLYKNYANGKLCSEIIDIYPSPYKSKIVTLSEEHLQKLMAIPLSIVEAAEILKRLGFIIQIKEHFLEAEIPSFRANDIKIPEDLIEEIARVYGYHNLPSRLPHITYLETFNLEKSPYFWEDRVKQAMKFWGYTEVYTYPMVSEEMYEGPIENAVTIANPLGEDFLYMRRTLVPSLLKVIKENRQYDTLQLFEIANIYERQERDLPKEIRMFAGVVKKKDVSFFEIKGLIEQLATDLGITNLKFEALSKVGLETLIKIGEKELGTIEVLDEDLINFELNFEILVSHATLKKRYKKIPKYPPIIEDLAFIIDESIPTGEIIETIKRVDPLIKDVTLFDRFGQTRTFHILYQHEERNLTSDEVSQIRNAIIATLDKEYKAQLK
- the pheS gene encoding phenylalanine--tRNA ligase alpha subunit, which encodes MEQELMTIKNNALSLILDAKSEKELEEIKLQFLGKNGTLTLAMKEIAKLPQKKRPEVGKLANEVKQIIEDAIENAKHSFREQKIKKMQKIDVTDPGISPPLGHLHLVTQAIEEITRIFERIGFTRVRYPEVEWDWYAFEGLNFPQNHPARDEWETFFIKQDPDPKKGPVLLTPHTSSGQIREMERQVALQKKTGKEISIRMLNIAKTYRRQSDVSHTPMFHQFETLVVDKNISIADLKGVLEYFVKSYFGEKRKSRIRPYHFQFTEPSFETDVSCGICDGSGCKLCKDGWLELGGAGMVHPNVLKNCGIDPKIYSGFASGWGVERVLMMREGIEIDDLRLLYSNRVEFLEQF